A part of Clarias gariepinus isolate MV-2021 ecotype Netherlands chromosome 14, CGAR_prim_01v2, whole genome shotgun sequence genomic DNA contains:
- the tanc2b gene encoding protein TANC2 isoform X1: MFRNSLKMLLGGKANRRSRNSSDGGSEEISDLRSASLDPHHSFAGQGSSIDSECAFEGDYDVPPLSMAEGLQHMRIMEGVSRSLPSSPLLAHQTVNVRLQPVKKISTGSATAPLRKLKFVESPRIPEFDLGSPTHTASAAQNPNLDTHSPGEVGEELGPPPSVDEAANTLMTRLGFLLGDKMSEGPPELHYSMEEAEDTQGVGVSGRMSPCSTLTSSTASPPACSPCSTLPTGAPGQAVSSPTSTLESRDSGIIATLTSYSEPADRSAKHGEGTRASSLKLWHSQRATLDSGLYRLDENMAASTHSLNKIPERSSTHHSSHPTPLYLMPRPNSVAATSSAHLEDLAYLDDQRHAPLRTSLRMGRQTSMAAGRSGQDLRASANHIAWQSQSLRFAPYRLQDIALKPLLFEVPSITVDSVFTGREWLFQEIDAQLSSTNHATNRGVVIVGNIGFGKTAIISRLVALSCHGNRMRQIASDSPQASPKHGDGLPLTQPQPSHGTLGSGSCPGTPEMRRRQEEAMRRLASQVVAYHYCQADNAYTCLVPEFVHNVAALLCRSPQLNTYRELLLREPHIQSTLSLRSCVQDPLNAFTRGVLEPLDALHKERKMTVDDDFIILIDGLNEAEFHKPDYGDTIVSFLCKTIDRFPAWLKLVVTVRTSLQDITKPLPFHRISLDALEENDAIDRDLQAYVLQRVHGSAEIQSNISLNGKMDGAGFAKLSSHLKALSRGSFLYLKLTFDLIERGYLVLKSSGYKVVPVSLAEVYLLQLNMRFPTQSSFERALPLLNVALASLHPLNDEQIYQAVNAGSLRATLDWDDFRQRMEQLGVFLVKRRDGTRMFVHPSFREWLIWREEGEKTKFLCDPRNGHTLLAFWFSRQTNKLNRQQTIELGHHILKAHIFKGLSKKVGVSSSILQGLWVSYSTESLSTALSSLRNLYTPNIKVSRLLMMGGANVNYRTEVLNNAPVLCVHAHLGYMDMVNLLLEFGANVDSASESGMTALSYAATAGHLSIVTVLCKKRAKLDQLDRNGQCALVHAALRGHMEVLKFLLHSDWGGEGAKTAQLLTPSPTKPSDSTDLSSPEQPEKEQDQEGEGAETPQEKENEMEVAAEQQENKEESEKKHQEAQPQQQHEAFRKSQAIQQALVAAASMGHIEIVSYLLDLPEKEKEATEYAQMNNYDTLWGETALTAAAGRGKLDICRMLLEQGSEVAQPNRRGVVPLFSSVSQGHWQIVDLLLNNGADINMADKQGRTPLMMAASEGHIETVEYLLAQGASMPITDKEGLTALSWACLKGHLPVVRCLVERGAATDHADKNGRTPLDLAAFYGDADVVQFLVDQGALIEHVDYSGMRPLDRAVGCRNTSVVMALLKKGAKIGCQTLPSRHKGGPATWAMATSKPDIMMILLRKLIEEGDGFYKKGKVKEAAQRYQYALKKFPREGFSEDLKAFRELKVSLFLNLSRCRRKMNDFGMAEEFSTKALELKPKSYEAYYARARAKRSSRQFSEALEDLREAIKLCPNNREIVRLLQRVEEECRRVTQTEEPELEPPPSPPPSPLPVEEDDEPPHHTPPPEPRLDDMEPVQDLFEDDDFLEQELEGMSIGLPPERINTSGLQIIHSPPLSPVTLSGGQGFEFHPSPTSLSSPTHQSYQSTSPCVSPTHQNSHYRHSPPHTSPAHQASYRFSPPTMVSGDQGIDYQSPPPSPLRRTAPYRSSPPLESVCLYRSQSGSPVRYQQEPLPSRPKSPLSKMSSQRSFQLQSQQSQCSQSSQHHQAQGLRLQPSMAQIVRTNQPGSGIYGQLAHPLSSRYQGTSMDIDRDREREARLVYQPSLDGRSMSQVQSSLSVGALCQHTGRGGPGGVLEPGVGKDEVPQRPASAYRSATGGPGGMRFSQTPQISRSQSAAYYPVSKHELERAAAASSMSPCQLGSPEIPHLVRRPISANTGDLKPHMSTPRPLIHSQSVGLRFSPSSSNISSGSGPNLASGFRASSSMAQMEIPLQVAYERSFDEPSSLSPSQSGLYPSEPARSRTTPFMGVIDKTARTQQQYLHQPSRAWPVTSLDNVITSPTSPGNLIHQASTASSYSPPTSLGNIAYYNKTNNAQNGHMLEDEYYSQPQPSSLGKLANGGARDRDLLERVSQVPTYQDVKVARTMPVAQAYQENMYRQLSRDARQGPTSPIKPKRPFVESNV, from the exons GGGAAGTAGGTGAGGAGCTCGGCCCCCCTCCTTCAGTGGATGAGGCTGCCAACACATTGATGACTCGCCTTGGCTTCCTACTCGGAGACAAAATGAGCGAGGGCCCTCCGGAGCTGCACTACAGCATGGAGGAGGCCGAGGACACGCAG GGTGTGGGGGTGAGCGGCAGGATGAGTCCGTGCTCCACTCTGACCAGCAGCACAGCATCTCCTCCAGCCTGCAGTCCCTGCTCCACGCTCCCCACTGGAGCTCCCGGACAGGCCGTGAGCAGCCCCACCTCTACGCTGGAAAGCAGAGACAGTGGCATCATCG CCACCCTGACGAGTTACTCAGAGCCGGCCGATCGCAGTGCCAAGCATGGAGAGGGCACCCGTGCCAGCAGCCTCAAACTTTGGCACTCGCAGCGCGCCACGCTCGACTCCGGCCTGTACCGCCTTGATGAAAACATGGCTGCCTCCACTCACAGCCTCAACAAGATTCCTGAGCGCAGCTCCACCCACCACTCCTCTCATCCCACCCCGTTGTACCTCATGCCCCGTCCTAACTCTGTGGCTG CCACCAGTTCAGCTCACCTGGAGGACCTGGCCTACCTGGATGATCAGAGACACGCTCCGCTCCGGACTTCGCTGCGCATGGGACGCCAAACCAGCATGGCCGCTGGACGATCTGGCCAGGATTTAAGAG cttCTGCTAACCACATAGCCTGGCAGTCCCAGTCAC TACGCTTCGCGCCGTACAGGCTCCAGGACATCGCGCTGAAACCGCTGCTCTTTGAGGTTCCCAGCATCACGGTGGACTCTGTGTTTACGGGCCGCGAGTGGCTCTTCCAAGAAATCGATGCTCAGTTGAGCAGCACCAACCACGCTACCAACCGAGGCGTGGTCATAGTGGGAAACATCGGTTTTGGCAAGACGGCCATCATCTCCCGTCTGGTGGCTCTCAGCTGCCACGGCAACCGCATGAGGCAGATCGCCTCGGACAGCCCGCAGGCTTCACCCAAAC aTGGAGATGGACTTCCTCTTACACAGCCTCAGCCCTCCCATGGAACCCTGGGAAGCGGCAGCTGCCCGGGTACACCAGAGATGAGAAGGAGACAAGAAGAGGCGATGAGGAGACTCGCATCTCAG GTGGTGGCGTATCACTACTGTCAAGCCGACAATGCCTACACTTGCCTGGTGCCGGAGTTCGTGCACAACGTGGCAGCGCTGCTGTGCCGCTCACCACAGCTTAACACCTACAGAGAGCTGCTACTGAGGGAGCCGCACATTCAGAGCACGCTCAGTCTGCGCTCCTGCGTCCAGGATCCTCTCAACGCCTTCACGCGAGGAGTCCTCGAGCCACTGGACGCACTTCACAAAG AGAGGAAGATGACAGTCGATGATGATTTCATCATTCTTATAGACGGTCTTAATGAAGCAGAGTTCCACAAGCCTGATTACGGAGACACCATCGTCTCTTTCCTTTGCAAGACCATCGACAGGTTCCCAGCCTGGCTCAAGCTAGTGGTGACAGTTCGGACCTCGctgcag GACATCACCAAACCGTTGCCGTTTCACCGTATCTCTCTGGACGCCCTGGAGGAGAACGACGCCATTGACCGGGATCTGCAAGCCTACGTGCTGCAGCGTGTGCATGGCAGCGCTGAAATCCAGAGCAACATCTCGCTCAACGGTAAAATGGATGGTGCTGGCTTCGCCAAACTCAGCTCCCACCTGAAGGCCCTCAGTCGTGGCTCGTTCCTCTACCTGAAGCTGACTTTTGACCTAATCGAGCGTGGCTACCTGGTGTTGAAAAGCTCTGGCTACAAGGTGGTGCCCGTGAGCTTGGCTGAAGTTTACCTGCTGCAGCTGAATATGCGCTTTCCCACACAGTCATCGTTCGAACGAGCGCTTCCCCTGCTCAATGTTGCACTGGCGTCACTGCACCCTCTTAATGATGAACAGATCTACCAAGCGGTCAACGCCGGCTCCCTTAGGGCCACCCTCGACTGGGATGATTTCCGCCAGAGGATGGAGCAGTTGGGTGTCTTCCTGGTGAAGAGGCGTGACGGCACGCGTATGTTCGTGCACCCATCTTTCCGTGAGTGGCTCATCTGGAGGGAGGAAGGCGAGAAGACTAAGTTCCTCTGTGATCCAAG AAATGGACACACACTGCTGGCCTTCTGGTTCtccagacagacaaacaaactcaaCAGACAGCAGACTATAGAACTAGGACATCACATACTCAAAGCACATATATTTAAG GGCCTAAGTAAGAAGGTTGGGGTGTCCTCATCCATCTTGCAGGGGCTGTGGGTGTCTTACAGCACTGAGAGTTTATCCACTGCTTTATCTTCCCTAAGAAACCTCTACACCCCTAATATTAAG GTGTCCCGTCTGCTGATGATGGGAGGGGCAAACGTTAATTACCGAACAGAGGTGTTGAACAACGCGCCGGTGCTGTGTGTGCACGCTCACTTGGGCTACATGGACATGGTGAACCTGCTGCTGGAGTTTGGGGCTAACGTGGACTCAGCGTCTGAGAGCGGGATGACAGCATTGAGCTACGCTGCCACAGCGGGACACCTGAGCATTGTCACCGTCCTCTGCAAGAAGAGGGCTAAG CTTGACCAGCTGGACAGGAACGGCCAGTGCGCTCTGGTACACGCAGCTCTAAGGGGCCACATGGAAGTGCTGAAGTTCCTTCTGCACAGTGATTGGGGAGGTGAGGGAGCAAAGACCGCACAGCTCCTCACACCTTCCCCAACCAAACCATCGGATTCCACAGACCTGTCCAGCCCAGAGCAGCCAGAGAAAGAGCAAGATCAAGAGGGAGAGGGAGCGGAGACTCCACAGGAGAAGGAGAACGAAATGGAGGTCGCTGCTGAGCAGCAAGAGAACAAGGAGGAGTCTGAGAAAAAACACCAGGAAGCTCAGCCTCAGCAGCAGCACGAAGCCTTCAGGAAGAGTCAGGCAATACAGCAGGCTCTGGTAGCAGCTGCAAGTATGGGACATATTGAG ATTGTATCATATCTGCTGGATCTtcctgagaaagaaaaagaggctacagAGTATGCTCAGATGAACAACTATGACACTTTATGGGGGGAAACAG CTCTGACTGCAGCAGCGGGGAGGGGAAAGCTAGATATTTGCCGGATGCTGCTGGAGCAGGGCTCTGAGGTAGCTCAACCAAACCGCAGAGGGGTCGTGCCTCTCTTCAGCTCTGTAAGCCAAGGACACTGGCAG ATTGTGGACTTGTTGCTGAATAACGGAGCAGACATAAACATGGCAGATAAACAGGGACGAACTCCTCTGATGATGGCGGCTTCCGAGGGCCACATAGAAACAGTGGAGTACCTTTTGGCTCAAG GTGCATCCATGCCCATAACAGATAAAGAAGGCCTCACTGCACTAAGCTGGGCGTGTCTAAAGGGACATTTGCCTGTGGTTCGCTGCCTGGTGGAAAGGGGTGCGGCCACAGATCATGCGGATAAGAACGGGCGCACGCCCCTCGACCTGGCTGCCTTTTATGGAGACGCAGATGTT GTGCAGTTTCTTGTTGATCAGGGTGCTCTGATCGAGCATGTGGACTACAGTGGGATGCGACCTCTCGACCGGGCTGTGGGCTGCCGCAACACATCAGTAGTGATGGCTCTCCTCAAGAAAGGAGCTAAGATCG GATGTCAGACCTTGCCAAGTCGGCACAAAGGAG GTCCAGCTACATGGGCAATGGCAACCTCGAAACCGGATATCATGATGATCCTGCTGAGAAAACTTATCGAGGAAGGGGATGGCTTCTACAAG AAAGGCAAAGTGAAGGAAGCGGCACAGCGTTATCAGTATGCATTGAAGAAGTTTCCTCGTGAAGGCTTCAGTGAAGATCTGAAGGCCTTTCGAGAGCTCAAAGTCTCTCTGTTTCTCAACTTGTCTCGCTGCCGCAGGAAAATGAAT GACTTTGGAATGGCAGAAGAGTTTTCTACCAAAGCTCTAGAGCTGAAACCCAAATCCTATGAAGCATATTATGCTAGAGCCCGAGCTAAACGCAGCAGCAG GCAGTTTTCTGAAGCTCTAGAGGACCTCAGGGAAGCCATAAAGCTGTGCCCCAACAATCGTGAGATTGTGCGCCTCTTGCAGCGCGTGGAGGAAGAATGCAGGCGAGTCACCCAGACAGAGGAGCCTGAGCTTGAGCCCCCACCGTCCCCACCCCCATCCCCCTTACCCGTGGAGGAAGATGACGAGCCACCTCATCATACACCACCCCCAGAACCTCGACTGGATGACATGGAACCTGTGCAAGATCTTTTCGAGGATGATGACTTTCTGGAACAGGAGCTGGAGGGCATGTCTATTGGCCTTCCTCCTGAACGCATCAATACATCTGGCCTCCAAATTATCCACAGTCCACCTCTCTCTCCTGTCACTTTATCAGGAGGTCAAGGCTTCGAGTTCCACCCAAGCCCCACTTCACTGTCATCTCCAACTCACCAAAGCTACCAATCAACCTCACCTTGTGTCTCTCCCACACACCAGAATTCCCATTACCGACATAGTCCTCCACACACCTCTCCTGCCCATCAAGCTTCTTACCGTTTTAGCCCTCCAACTATGGTTAGTGGAGATCAGGGGATAGATTACCAGAGTCCCCCACCTTCCCCTCTTCGTCGCACTGCACCTTACAGATCCAGCCCACCCttggagagtgtgtgtctctacCGTTCCCAATCTGGATCTCCGGTCCGCTACCAGCAGGAGCCTTTGCCCAGTCGCCCCAAATCACCCCTATCTAAGATGAGTAGTCAGCGCTCCTTTCAGCTCCAGTCTCAGCAATCCCAGTGCTCCCAGTCCTCCCAACACCACCAGGCCCAGGGCCTCCGACTGCAGCCTTCCATGGCCCAGATTGTACGCACCAACCAGCCTGGGAGTGGCATCTATGGCCAGTTGGCCCACCCACTCAGCAGCAGGTACCAGGGCACCTCCATGGACATAGACCGggatagagagagggaggcCAGGCTCGTGTACCAGCCCTCCTTAGATGGAAGGTCCATGTCGCAGGTACAGTCCAGTCTGAGTGTGGGTGCTCTGTGCCAGCATACAGGGCGAGGCGGGCCTGGAGGAGTACTCGAACCTGGAGTGGGGAAAGATGAAGTGCCTCAGCGCCCTGCCTCAGCATACCGCTCTGCAACCGGAGGTCCAGGAGGAATGCGCTTTAGCCAGACACCTCAAATCAGCCGCAGCCAGTCTGCAGCATACTACCCTGTCTCTAAACATGAGCTGGAGAGAGCTGCCGCAGCATCCTCCATGTCCCCATGCCAGTTAGGATCACCCGAGATCCCGCATCTGGTGCGTCGGCCCATCAGTGCAAACACGGGCGATCTGAAACCACACATGTCCACCCCTAGACCACTAATCCACTCTCAGAGTGTGGGTCTGCGCTTCTCCCCCTCCAGCAGCAATATCTCCTCAGGCTCTGGTCCTAATCTAGCCTCTGGCTTTAGGGCTTCCTCCTCCATGGCCCAGATGGAAATTCCCCTTCAGGTGGCATACGAACGCAGCTTCGATGAGCCCTCCTCGCTCTCGCCCTCGCAAAGTGGCCTGTACCCCAGCGAGCCAGCCCGCTCCCGGACGACGCCCTTCATGGGTGTCATTGACAAGACAGCACGGACTCAGCAGCAGTACTTGCACCAGCCTTCACGCGCATGGCCAGTCACATCACTGGACAATGTCATCACCAGCCCTACGTCACCAGGTAACCTGATTCACCAGGCATCTACAGCCTCCTCCTACAGCCCGCCCACCTCATTAGGTAACATTGCCTACTACAACAAGACCAACAATGCCCAAAATGGGCACATGCTGGAGGATGAGTACTATAGCCAGCCACAGCCCTCATCCCTGGGTAAGCTGGCAAATGGAGGGGCCCGGGACAGGGACCTCCTGGAGCGGGTCAGTCAGGTGCCCACGTACCAGGATGTGAAGGTGGCACGGACAATGCCCGTGGCACAGGCATACCAGGAAAATATGTACCGCCAGCTCTCTCGTGATGCCAGGCAAGGTCCCACCTCACCCATTAAACCAAAGAGACCCTTTGTGGAATCAAATGTGTAA